A window of the Parvularcula bermudensis HTCC2503 genome harbors these coding sequences:
- a CDS encoding trypsin-like peptidase domain-containing protein → MVLRKVILIVLAAVILPLDAPRAQASLRAAPDNFVELVETVMPAVVNISTAQSAAAREAALQLGLTRSEGVSLGSGFIIDPSGIVVTNNHVIKGAAVITVTLENGAEYKAVPRGVDLETDLAVLQIEGGARFPYVEFGDSSAMKVGEWVVAIGQPFGLGGSVSAGIISGKSRNLDSGLYDDFLQTDAAINQGNSGGPLFNLRGEVVGVNTSIISQSGGSNGVGLAIPGRLAEKVVGQLITYGETFRGYLGVYLEDVTPSAQKRLSLPGAEGALVAGVPTAGGPAALAGIQVDDVIVRFDSQSVKTRRDLTQFVAEAQIGEAVPIEVIRRGQRLRLKVTIGRRETLTVRRNADTIELAGLTLQAANTETKTLYGLDPSIEGAVITNVSQTSPFADIFRAGDVIREFGWQKVSDPLSFDALLETARRDRARRPVSVLIQRGNDYFETLVMPQN, encoded by the coding sequence ATGGTTTTGCGGAAAGTCATCCTCATCGTCCTTGCGGCGGTCATTCTCCCCCTCGACGCCCCGAGGGCGCAGGCCAGTCTTCGGGCGGCGCCGGATAATTTCGTCGAGCTGGTGGAAACGGTGATGCCCGCTGTGGTGAATATCTCCACAGCGCAGAGCGCAGCGGCGCGCGAAGCCGCTCTCCAATTGGGTCTGACCCGTAGCGAAGGCGTCTCCTTAGGGTCTGGCTTCATCATTGACCCGTCCGGCATCGTCGTCACCAATAATCACGTCATCAAGGGCGCGGCCGTCATCACGGTAACCCTTGAAAACGGGGCCGAATACAAGGCTGTGCCCCGCGGGGTGGACCTCGAAACCGACCTGGCGGTGCTTCAGATCGAGGGCGGCGCGCGTTTTCCCTATGTCGAGTTCGGCGATTCCTCAGCCATGAAAGTCGGTGAGTGGGTTGTCGCGATCGGCCAGCCCTTTGGTCTTGGGGGGTCCGTCTCGGCGGGCATTATTTCCGGCAAGAGCCGTAATCTCGACTCCGGTCTTTATGACGACTTTCTTCAAACCGATGCCGCCATCAATCAGGGCAATTCCGGGGGCCCCCTGTTCAACCTTCGCGGCGAAGTCGTCGGCGTGAATACCAGCATCATCTCCCAAAGCGGGGGATCGAACGGGGTCGGCCTCGCTATTCCCGGTCGTCTGGCCGAAAAGGTGGTGGGCCAGCTCATCACCTATGGGGAGACCTTCAGGGGGTATCTCGGCGTCTATCTAGAAGACGTAACGCCCAGTGCGCAGAAGCGCCTGTCGCTTCCTGGGGCCGAAGGGGCGCTGGTCGCAGGGGTTCCCACGGCGGGGGGGCCGGCGGCCCTTGCGGGGATCCAGGTCGACGACGTGATCGTGCGCTTTGACTCCCAGTCAGTGAAAACCCGCCGCGACCTCACACAATTCGTCGCCGAGGCGCAAATCGGGGAGGCCGTGCCGATCGAGGTGATCCGGCGGGGGCAGCGACTTCGTCTCAAGGTGACGATTGGTCGGCGGGAGACCCTGACAGTGCGCCGCAACGCTGACACGATCGAGCTGGCCGGTCTCACCCTTCAGGCGGCCAACACCGAAACCAAAACCCTCTATGGTCTCGATCCGTCGATTGAGGGGGCGGTGATTACCAATGTCAGCCAGACCAGCCCCTTTGCCGACATTTTCCGAGCCGGTGACGTTATTCGCGAGTTTGGCTGGCAAAAGGTCAGCGACCCGTTGAGCTTTGATGCGCTCCTCGAAACGGCGCGTCGCGACAGGGCCCGCCGTCCGGTCAGTGTGCTGATTCAGCGCGGCAATGACTATTTCGAAACCTTGGTGATGCCGCAGAATTGA